A single region of the Candidatus Poribacteria bacterium genome encodes:
- a CDS encoding ABC transporter ATP-binding protein: protein MSEALVEVVDLRKSYFDGDTELPVLKGINLAVRRGEMICIVGPSGVGKSTLLHIIGTLDTPTSGKVLFEGEDIFSMDQEKLADFRSRQIGFIFQFHYLLPEFTALENVAMGALIAGKPSDEAFAKAEELLKRVGLKERMNHKPAKLSGGERQRVAVARALVNDPKLILADEPTGNLDTRTSETVFELIWELKEMMGKTLILATHDLNLAKRGDRMVKLIDGKIVEEEESDVSIS, encoded by the coding sequence ATGAGTGAAGCCCTGGTAGAGGTCGTAGATCTGAGGAAATCCTATTTCGATGGCGACACGGAGTTGCCCGTGCTTAAAGGGATTAACCTGGCGGTCAGACGCGGAGAGATGATCTGTATAGTCGGCCCTTCCGGGGTGGGGAAGAGCACGCTGCTCCATATCATCGGAACGCTCGACACCCCCACGTCAGGCAAGGTGCTCTTTGAGGGAGAGGACATATTCAGCATGGATCAGGAGAAACTGGCCGATTTCAGATCGCGTCAGATCGGATTCATCTTCCAGTTTCATTATCTTCTGCCGGAGTTCACCGCCCTTGAGAATGTGGCGATGGGGGCTCTGATAGCGGGGAAACCGTCCGATGAGGCGTTCGCCAAGGCGGAGGAGCTTTTAAAAAGGGTCGGGTTGAAGGAGAGGATGAACCATAAACCCGCAAAACTCTCCGGCGGGGAAAGACAAAGGGTGGCCGTCGCAAGGGCTCTGGTCAACGACCCGAAGCTGATCCTCGCCGATGAGCCTACTGGAAACCTGGACACGCGGACGAGCGAAACGGTCTTTGAGCTTATCTGGGAGCTCAAGGAGATGATGGGTAAAACCCTTATCCTCGCCACCCACGATCTGAACCTCGCAAAGCGGGGGGATAGAATGGTTAAATTGATCGATGGAAAGATCGTCGAGGAGGAGGAATCAGATGTTAGTATATCTTAA
- the ilvE gene encoding branched-chain-amino-acid transaminase, with the protein MLVYLNGEFVPKEEAKISVFDHGLLYGDGVFEGIRSYSGRVFKLDEHLKRLYDSAKAIMLRIPLEMEEMREVVLETLRRNNLSDAYIRLVVTRGEGDLGLDPDKCPKPTVFCIADKIVLYPERYYKEGLRIVTVPTRRNYVEAINPRIKSLNYLNNILAKIEGKLANAPEAIMLNSEGYVVECTGDNVFIVKRGVLKTPPVYIGALEGVTRNCVMDLAREMGIEVREELFTRYELYTSDECFLTGTAAEVIPVVEVDKRPIGDGKPGPVTLKLIDAFRRYAQTHGTPIYDT; encoded by the coding sequence ATGTTAGTATATCTTAACGGGGAGTTCGTCCCCAAGGAGGAGGCGAAGATATCGGTCTTCGACCACGGCCTGCTCTATGGAGATGGGGTTTTCGAGGGGATAAGGTCATACAGCGGCAGGGTCTTCAAGTTAGATGAGCATCTCAAGAGGCTTTATGACTCGGCAAAGGCGATCATGCTGAGGATACCGCTTGAGATGGAGGAGATGCGTGAGGTGGTGCTTGAGACCCTGCGTAGAAATAATCTGAGCGACGCGTATATCAGGCTTGTCGTCACAAGAGGCGAGGGAGATCTGGGGCTTGATCCGGATAAATGTCCTAAGCCGACGGTCTTCTGCATAGCAGATAAGATCGTGCTATATCCTGAAAGGTATTACAAAGAGGGCCTTCGGATCGTCACCGTTCCGACCCGTCGCAATTACGTTGAGGCGATCAACCCGAGGATAAAATCGCTCAACTACCTCAACAACATCTTAGCTAAGATCGAAGGGAAACTCGCCAATGCCCCCGAGGCCATAATGCTCAACTCGGAGGGATACGTCGTAGAATGCACGGGCGATAACGTCTTCATAGTCAAAAGGGGCGTGCTCAAAACCCCGCCGGTCTACATAGGAGCACTGGAAGGGGTGACACGAAACTGTGTCATGGATCTGGCACGCGAGATGGGAATAGAGGTCAGGGAGGAGCTCTTCACCAGATATGAGCTTTACACCTCAGACGAATGCTTCCTAACGGGGACGGCCGCGGAGGTCATACCGGTCGTGGAGGTGGACAAACGCCCCATCGGCGACGGCAAGCCCGGACCGGTGACGCTCAAGCTTATAGATGCCTTCAGACGATACGCTCAGACGCACGGGACACCGATCTACGATACGTAG
- a CDS encoding ATP-dependent Clp protease ATP-binding subunit, which translates to MMVPKYTKRAQRVFQTALEEAARFNQPTVDTEHLLLAILQEGNSEAVQVLKVVGVDPNGIREEIEQILVERAINRFYPVTPERSPRINRVIKYSVEEAEAMGTPFVGTDHLLLGLLRESEGLAAIVLERHGAELEELREVVSERAGLLEQNATPMLDQFCRDITEMAREGILDPLIGREEELGRIIQILMRRTKNNPVLIGEPGVGKTAIVEGVAQRIVSGDVPPGLMAKRLLALDLGAIVAGTKFRGQFEERMKGVLDEAVKSGNVILFIDEVHTVIGAGAGEGALDASNILKPALARGEIQCIGATTLDEYRKYIERDRALERRLQPVMIDPPTPQETIEILMGIKSRYEAHHNVIYTPQAIAAAVRLSDRYIQDRFLPDKAIDVIDEAGALARIKAHRSHEPIRKLESDLRQIIRRKEQAKVEEDFALCSQLKAREQEIRRQIAGHKIPVTEDEIAEVVSRWTGIPVENLSEPEVRKLARIEEELRRKIIGQDEAISLVAHAIRRSRAGLKNPSRPIGSFLFVGPTGVGKSYTAKVIAEFLFGREDALIRLDMSEFMERFAVSRLIGAPPGYVGYNEGGELTEKVRRRPYSVVLFDEIEKAHPDVYNILLQILEDGRLSDNLGHTVDFRNTILIMTSNVGTRDIAYNRSLGFSMRELRESGEMMRERIISRLKERFNPEFLNRIDETVIFRPLDESDLRRIASLMLEELAEKARESGYELSFDESIIEMIVKRGYKPELGARGLRHEIQRSIENLIAQRIVEGRITGDVPVRIRYEEGKVMIEDVETESEIVLALSR; encoded by the coding sequence ATGATGGTTCCCAAATATACGAAACGGGCACAGAGGGTTTTCCAGACGGCCCTAGAGGAGGCGGCCCGATTCAATCAGCCGACGGTGGATACCGAGCATCTCCTTCTGGCGATCCTGCAGGAGGGGAACAGCGAGGCGGTTCAGGTGCTCAAGGTGGTAGGTGTAGACCCGAACGGCATCCGCGAGGAAATCGAGCAGATACTCGTGGAGAGGGCAATCAACCGGTTCTATCCCGTCACCCCGGAGCGTTCGCCCAGGATAAACAGGGTGATCAAATACTCGGTTGAAGAGGCGGAGGCGATGGGAACGCCCTTCGTCGGGACCGATCATTTGCTTTTGGGATTACTGCGCGAGAGCGAGGGGCTGGCGGCCATTGTGTTGGAGAGGCACGGCGCGGAACTTGAGGAGCTCAGGGAGGTTGTATCAGAGCGCGCGGGGCTACTGGAGCAAAACGCCACGCCGATGCTGGACCAGTTCTGCAGGGATATAACCGAGATGGCCCGTGAGGGGATTCTCGATCCCCTCATCGGCAGAGAGGAGGAGCTCGGTAGGATCATCCAGATACTCATGAGACGCACCAAGAACAATCCGGTGCTCATCGGCGAGCCCGGCGTCGGCAAGACCGCCATCGTCGAGGGAGTAGCCCAGAGGATCGTCTCCGGTGATGTTCCGCCGGGGTTGATGGCCAAAAGGCTGCTGGCGCTTGACCTGGGAGCTATAGTCGCCGGGACGAAGTTCAGAGGACAGTTCGAGGAGAGAATGAAAGGGGTTCTAGACGAGGCAGTCAAAAGCGGAAATGTGATCCTCTTCATAGATGAGGTCCACACCGTCATCGGGGCGGGAGCTGGCGAGGGAGCGCTGGATGCATCGAACATACTCAAACCCGCCCTCGCACGGGGTGAGATCCAGTGCATCGGCGCCACGACGCTGGATGAGTATCGAAAATACATCGAGCGGGATAGAGCGCTGGAGAGAAGGCTTCAGCCGGTTATGATCGATCCGCCAACTCCTCAGGAGACGATCGAGATACTGATGGGGATCAAATCCAGATATGAAGCCCACCACAACGTCATTTATACGCCTCAGGCGATAGCCGCCGCCGTGAGACTATCCGACAGATACATCCAGGATAGATTCCTTCCCGATAAGGCCATAGACGTCATAGACGAGGCGGGGGCGTTGGCGAGGATAAAGGCGCATAGGTCCCATGAGCCGATCAGAAAGCTGGAATCAGATCTCAGGCAGATTATCAGGCGTAAGGAACAGGCCAAGGTGGAAGAGGATTTCGCCCTCTGCTCGCAGTTGAAAGCCAGAGAGCAGGAGATCAGGAGGCAGATAGCCGGACATAAGATCCCCGTCACAGAGGATGAGATCGCCGAGGTGGTCTCCAGGTGGACCGGCATACCGGTTGAAAACCTGAGCGAGCCGGAGGTTAGAAAGCTTGCCAGAATCGAGGAGGAGCTGAGGAGGAAAATCATCGGACAGGATGAAGCGATATCCCTCGTCGCTCACGCTATAAGACGCTCCAGAGCGGGGTTGAAGAACCCCTCAAGGCCCATAGGTTCCTTCCTCTTCGTCGGACCTACGGGGGTCGGCAAAAGCTACACCGCAAAGGTCATAGCCGAGTTCCTTTTCGGCAGAGAGGATGCCCTTATAAGGCTGGACATGTCCGAGTTCATGGAACGGTTCGCCGTCTCCAGGTTGATCGGCGCCCCACCGGGATACGTGGGATACAACGAGGGGGGAGAGCTGACGGAAAAGGTCAGACGCAGACCATATTCGGTTGTGCTGTTTGATGAGATTGAAAAAGCCCATCCCGATGTCTATAACATCCTGCTCCAGATCCTCGAAGACGGTAGGCTCTCCGATAATCTGGGCCATACCGTGGACTTCCGAAACACCATACTGATAATGACCTCCAACGTCGGCACCCGAGATATCGCCTACAACCGATCGCTCGGCTTTTCAATGAGAGAGCTGCGAGAGTCGGGGGAGATGATGCGGGAGAGGATCATCTCGCGGCTCAAGGAACGGTTCAATCCCGAGTTCCTCAATAGGATAGATGAGACGGTTATCTTCAGACCGCTGGATGAATCGGATCTGAGAAGGATAGCCTCTCTGATGCTTGAGGAGCTGGCCGAGAAGGCGAGGGAAAGCGGGTATGAGCTGTCCTTCGATGAGTCGATCATCGAGATGATCGTCAAACGAGGATATAAACCTGAGCTGGGGGCGAGGGGGCTGAGGCATGAGATCCAGAGGAGTATCGAGAACCTCATCGCCCAGAGGATCGTTGAGGGCAGGATAACTGGGGATGTTCCGGTCAGGATCAGATATGAGGAAGGCAAGGTGATGATAGAGGATGTCGAGACCGAGTCGGAGATCGTCCTCGCTCTATCGAGATAG
- a CDS encoding DUF86 domain-containing protein, with protein MSPGRVSSKVVTDRFSWIEEMIGGIRSLPLKSKEDFLSDRRNIWAAESRLRRALEALLDLGRHILAKGFGQGVSEYKEIATKLGENGVLLGEEVKLLRILAGYRNRLVHFYHEVTSEELYEICAYRLGDLEKMKRAYLRWLREHEEMLDEGL; from the coding sequence TTGAGTCCTGGAAGGGTATCCAGCAAGGTAGTGACCGATAGATTCTCCTGGATTGAGGAGATGATCGGTGGTATCCGATCGCTTCCTCTGAAGAGTAAGGAGGATTTCCTCTCAGATAGGAGAAATATCTGGGCGGCTGAATCCCGCCTGCGGCGAGCTCTCGAGGCGCTTTTGGATCTCGGCCGTCATATCCTCGCTAAAGGATTCGGGCAGGGCGTGAGCGAATATAAGGAGATAGCAACCAAGCTGGGTGAAAATGGAGTGCTCTTAGGAGAGGAGGTTAAGCTCCTCAGGATATTGGCCGGATATCGAAATAGACTGGTTCACTTCTATCACGAGGTCACGTCTGAGGAGCTTTATGAGATCTGTGCCTATCGGCTTGGAGATCTGGAGAAAATGAAGAGAGCGTATCTGCGCTGGCTGAGGGAACATGAGGAGATGCTGGATGAAGGGCTTTAA
- the bamA gene encoding outer membrane protein assembly factor BamA: MRRFFPLILAIVFLAVPLLWAEDTSLIVKQIKITGNKNISKELIRSLIETREGEEISLDKLSKDIKELYNSTGAFSNIMVDVQPVDGGLSVEYKVIENPKIKSIKIEGNKAIKEKEIRDKISISPGEFFHEKTVWDNKQRILQLYRDKGFYNAKVDTRTKKNQDGTVDLIFAISEGEKVKVENVKLLGSKGLSDRAIRKVMRTRAGKYLRDSVLEEDVKKIEQLYRDKGFIFATVKKVERKFSPDNRKVTVEITIDEGKQFRIGRYDLDVVSQGKRIFSDDKIRSHLNLDVGDIFSQSKFQEDIAKLQQAYIDEGYITAEITPDIRFREDKGLVDITLKINEGGQVLINKVVITGLEKTKDEVIRRELDRLDIKPGKPFNVKNIRKARQRIISLGPFIKGVDFIPGGSGKGNRKDLIVQIVESPQMGSFGIGGGYSSQDGLFGFAEIGHNNLLGRAYRLYFKGEVGIRNRKIARFTFDTPWILNTPTSLNISLYSTQRQRYLYYYYSNRRDRSYTDKRYGGTITLGRSLTRNLNVAIRLKDEMVSTEVPYELKDVYQGVERRETRSMTFYLTRDTRDYLSSMFDPSGGSYNDLSVEFSGGLLGSGERINRFQRYTYEGSWFVNPFWKFVFAAHLKVGYLRAGSLKTLEDKQRQLGLIYERYFLGGADTVRGYDDFTIVPPGNEYISSAWGGNKMYYLNLEWRFPIVEAIRGLVFFDMGQTWNENTGTLKALLDDFKPRRSIGVGVRFEMFGMLARLEYGYALDRNLGHGKLAPKGKFHFTIGPGF; the protein is encoded by the coding sequence ATGAGGAGGTTTTTCCCCTTAATCCTAGCGATCGTCTTTTTAGCTGTCCCCCTCTTATGGGCTGAGGATACCAGCCTGATCGTCAAACAGATTAAGATAACCGGCAATAAGAACATATCCAAAGAGCTTATTCGAAGCCTCATCGAAACCAGAGAGGGCGAGGAGATATCGCTCGACAAGCTCTCAAAGGACATCAAGGAGCTCTATAACTCCACCGGAGCCTTCTCTAACATAATGGTGGACGTTCAGCCGGTGGATGGCGGGTTAAGCGTCGAATATAAGGTGATCGAAAACCCCAAAATTAAGAGCATCAAGATCGAGGGGAACAAAGCGATAAAGGAGAAGGAGATCAGGGATAAGATCAGCATCTCGCCCGGGGAGTTCTTCCACGAGAAAACCGTATGGGATAACAAACAGAGGATACTCCAGCTCTACAGGGATAAAGGCTTTTACAACGCGAAGGTCGATACGAGAACGAAGAAAAATCAGGATGGCACCGTCGATCTGATCTTCGCCATCTCCGAGGGCGAAAAGGTGAAGGTGGAAAACGTGAAGCTCCTGGGAAGCAAGGGGTTGTCCGATAGGGCTATAAGAAAGGTCATGCGAACCAGAGCTGGGAAATATCTAAGGGATTCCGTCCTGGAAGAAGATGTTAAAAAGATCGAACAGCTCTACAGGGACAAGGGGTTCATCTTCGCCACCGTCAAGAAGGTGGAGAGGAAGTTCTCACCCGACAACCGAAAGGTCACGGTGGAGATCACCATAGATGAGGGCAAACAGTTCAGGATCGGAAGATATGATCTGGATGTGGTTTCACAAGGCAAGAGGATCTTCTCGGATGATAAGATAAGATCACATCTCAATCTGGACGTGGGCGATATCTTCAGCCAGTCGAAGTTCCAGGAGGATATAGCTAAACTTCAACAGGCGTATATCGACGAGGGATACATAACCGCTGAGATCACGCCCGATATCAGGTTCCGAGAGGATAAAGGGCTGGTGGACATCACGCTGAAGATCAACGAGGGCGGACAGGTTCTGATAAACAAAGTGGTGATAACGGGGCTGGAGAAGACGAAGGATGAGGTGATCCGAAGGGAGCTCGACAGGCTCGATATCAAACCCGGCAAACCGTTCAACGTCAAAAATATCCGTAAAGCTCGCCAGAGAATCATCTCGCTCGGTCCCTTTATCAAGGGGGTGGATTTCATCCCCGGAGGAAGCGGGAAGGGCAACAGGAAGGATCTGATCGTCCAGATAGTCGAATCGCCTCAGATGGGTTCCTTCGGCATCGGCGGCGGCTATAGCAGCCAGGACGGGCTTTTCGGTTTCGCCGAGATCGGCCATAACAACCTCCTCGGCAGGGCATACAGGCTGTATTTCAAGGGCGAGGTGGGAATACGTAACCGGAAGATAGCTCGATTCACCTTCGATACGCCTTGGATATTAAACACTCCTACCTCGCTGAATATATCCCTCTACAGCACCCAGAGACAGCGATACCTCTACTATTACTACTCTAACAGACGCGATAGGTCCTACACGGACAAACGATACGGCGGAACGATAACTCTGGGCCGATCACTCACCCGCAACCTGAACGTGGCCATCAGGTTAAAGGATGAGATGGTATCGACCGAGGTGCCCTATGAGCTGAAGGACGTGTATCAGGGGGTGGAGAGGCGCGAGACCAGAAGCATGACCTTTTATCTGACCAGAGACACGCGCGATTACCTCTCAAGCATGTTCGATCCCAGCGGAGGCTCTTACAACGATCTATCGGTGGAGTTCTCCGGCGGTTTGCTGGGAAGCGGGGAGAGGATAAACAGGTTTCAGAGATATACATATGAGGGCTCATGGTTCGTCAACCCGTTCTGGAAGTTCGTGTTTGCCGCTCACCTTAAGGTCGGATATCTGAGGGCCGGTTCGCTCAAAACACTTGAGGATAAACAGAGACAGTTGGGGTTGATATACGAGAGGTATTTCCTCGGCGGGGCCGATACCGTTAGGGGATACGATGATTTCACGATCGTCCCGCCCGGAAACGAGTATATATCGAGCGCGTGGGGCGGCAATAAGATGTACTATCTGAACCTGGAATGGCGTTTCCCGATAGTTGAGGCCATCAGGGGCTTGGTTTTCTTCGATATGGGACAGACGTGGAACGAAAACACCGGCACGCTCAAAGCTTTACTGGACGACTTCAAACCGAGGAGAAGCATCGGCGTAGGAGTGAGATTTGAGATGTTCGGCATGCTGGCGAGACTGGAATACGGCTACGCCCTCGATCGGAACCTCGGTCACGGCAAACTTGCCCCGAAGGGTAAGTTCCACTTCACCATAGGGCCGGGGTTTTAA
- a CDS encoding OmpH family outer membrane protein, which translates to MSKKRFLVSTIIIVAVAIAVAASSQTMQQRMIRIAVVNTQEVFDKYLKTQEAQVKLNEEISKLEEQGKKMSEDLRTLQEKYDKQRIFIDDKKKEQEMLQQIERKKEEIRQFIQAGQQQLDKKRQELTEPIIKEIDQVVQQIGKEEGFDLIVDKIATLYVNPQFDITEKVIQILNQKYLKEHPEAAKSKGGAEKSKSKEQGK; encoded by the coding sequence ATGTCCAAAAAACGGTTTTTGGTTTCAACCATAATCATAGTCGCCGTGGCGATAGCTGTGGCGGCTTCAAGCCAGACGATGCAACAGAGGATGATAAGGATAGCCGTCGTCAATACCCAGGAGGTGTTCGACAAATACCTCAAAACCCAGGAGGCCCAGGTTAAGCTGAACGAGGAGATAAGCAAGCTGGAGGAACAGGGAAAGAAGATGAGCGAAGACCTGAGAACGCTCCAGGAGAAATACGACAAACAGCGAATCTTCATCGACGATAAGAAGAAGGAACAGGAGATGCTTCAGCAGATAGAGCGAAAGAAGGAGGAGATAAGACAGTTCATCCAAGCGGGACAGCAGCAACTGGATAAAAAACGGCAGGAACTGACCGAGCCGATAATCAAGGAGATAGATCAGGTCGTCCAACAGATAGGCAAAGAAGAGGGGTTCGACCTGATTGTGGATAAGATCGCAACGCTTTACGTCAACCCTCAGTTCGATATAACTGAGAAGGTGATACAGATCCTAAACCAGAAATACCTCAAGGAACATCCTGAAGCCGCTAAATCGAAGGGGGGAGCTGAAAAATCCAAATCCAAGGAGCAGGGGAAGTGA
- the lpxD gene encoding UDP-3-O-(3-hydroxymyristoyl)glucosamine N-acyltransferase, with translation MTVKLREINEMLGGELVGDGEVEISGVSGIKEANPGDITFLANPRYRSELSKTRASAVIVGRDVRNCYGKPFIRVDNPFYGFARVLELFTPKPKSFKPGVDPTAIIGENVSLGENVVIQSHVYLGDNVKVGSGTVIYPFVYIGDGVEIGSKTVIYPNVTIRERCRIGNGVIIHSGARIGTDGFGFAKVSDRHHKIPQIGTVIIEDDVEIGANTTIDRATTTNGATIIKKGTKIDNLVQIAHNVVVGENCLITAQVGIAGSTQVGNWVIFAGQSGSVGHVRIGDNVTVAARAGVTKDIPPNQFVSGFPAEPHIRELRVQAAIRKLPETVNQIKELEGKVADLEKKLALLLERVHVE, from the coding sequence ATGACCGTGAAGCTTAGAGAGATAAACGAGATGTTAGGAGGCGAACTGGTGGGCGACGGCGAGGTGGAGATAAGTGGCGTATCGGGAATCAAAGAGGCAAATCCCGGAGATATAACATTCCTGGCCAATCCCAGATATAGATCTGAGCTCTCCAAAACCCGAGCATCCGCCGTAATCGTGGGCAGGGATGTCAGAAACTGCTACGGTAAGCCGTTCATCAGGGTCGATAACCCGTTCTACGGGTTTGCCAGGGTTCTCGAGCTCTTCACCCCCAAGCCGAAAAGCTTTAAACCGGGAGTTGACCCGACGGCCATAATCGGTGAAAACGTCTCACTGGGCGAGAACGTCGTCATCCAATCCCATGTCTACCTGGGAGATAACGTCAAAGTGGGCTCCGGAACGGTGATATATCCCTTCGTCTACATAGGCGACGGAGTTGAGATAGGATCGAAAACGGTGATCTATCCGAACGTGACCATACGCGAGAGATGTAGGATCGGAAACGGCGTGATAATTCACAGCGGCGCCAGGATAGGCACGGATGGTTTCGGATTCGCCAAGGTAAGCGATAGGCACCACAAGATCCCCCAGATAGGTACGGTCATCATAGAGGACGATGTGGAGATAGGCGCTAATACCACCATAGATCGGGCTACCACCACCAACGGCGCCACGATCATAAAGAAAGGCACGAAGATCGATAACCTCGTCCAGATCGCCCATAACGTCGTGGTAGGTGAGAACTGTCTCATCACCGCTCAGGTGGGAATCGCCGGCAGCACACAGGTTGGCAACTGGGTCATATTCGCCGGCCAGTCCGGCTCAGTCGGCCACGTCAGGATAGGCGATAACGTCACCGTGGCGGCGAGGGCCGGGGTGACGAAGGACATCCCGCCCAATCAGTTCGTCTCCGGCTTTCCCGCGGAGCCTCACATCAGGGAGCTGAGGGTTCAGGCGGCTATAAGGAAACTGCCGGAAACCGTGAATCAGATCAAAGAGCTAGAGGGTAAAGTCGCAGATCTGGAGAAGAAACTGGCTCTGTTGCTCGAGAGGGTCCATGTCGAGTGA
- a CDS encoding polysaccharide deacetylase family protein, with protein MSSESVILVYHKVESRREIGLTRVSPESFRGQIELLRSEGFISISPYQLLDHLLHQHPLPERSVLITFDDGYEGVYRFARPILMENGFSATVFLISEFIGSWNRWDVRLCGRFKHLSIDQILEMRSDGFTFGSHGATHRFLTSCRGILRRFELEWSKIKLEREIGAKVDLFSYPYGDWNEDVVKSVRKAGYSAAFTMNPFLPASAETAFSLPRISVYSFDTLESFRIKLGLGSQRLRRLLLKLNLMVNRCSHAGRLVHA; from the coding sequence ATGTCGAGTGAGTCCGTGATCCTCGTCTACCATAAGGTTGAATCTAGGAGGGAGATCGGCCTGACACGGGTATCTCCCGAATCCTTCCGAGGACAGATCGAGCTGTTGCGCTCAGAGGGGTTTATCTCGATCTCGCCGTATCAACTGCTCGATCATCTCCTCCACCAACATCCGCTTCCCGAAAGATCGGTCCTCATAACCTTCGACGACGGATATGAAGGTGTCTATCGATTCGCCCGCCCGATCCTGATGGAGAACGGATTCAGCGCTACGGTCTTCCTGATATCCGAGTTCATAGGAAGCTGGAACCGGTGGGACGTCAGGTTGTGCGGCAGGTTTAAGCATCTATCGATCGATCAGATCTTGGAGATGAGATCCGATGGATTCACGTTCGGCTCTCACGGGGCGACACACAGATTCCTCACATCATGCCGCGGCATCCTGCGCCGTTTCGAGCTCGAATGGTCTAAGATCAAGCTTGAAAGGGAGATCGGGGCAAAGGTTGATCTGTTCTCATATCCGTATGGAGATTGGAATGAGGATGTGGTTAAATCGGTTCGGAAGGCGGGATACAGCGCGGCGTTTACCATGAACCCCTTTCTTCCCGCTTCAGCCGAAACGGCTTTCTCTTTGCCGAGGATATCGGTGTATTCGTTCGACACGCTGGAGAGCTTCAGGATCAAGCTCGGACTCGGCTCTCAAAGGCTGAGGCGGCTTCTCCTCAAGCTCAATCTGATGGTTAACAGGTGCTCACATGCCGGTAGGTTGGTCCATGCTTGA